From the Streptomyces nodosus genome, the window AACCGTGATGGAGATCCTGGGGCACTCACAGATCGCGGTGACGGTGAACGTCTACACCCACGTGAGCGACGGCGACCGGCGGGAGGCCATGGGCCACATGGACCGCCTGCTCAAACGGCGCCGGTAAGCGGGACTGCCGTCGAGAACTACCGACGACGCCCTCACGATCATGGATCGTGAGGGCGTCGTCCCAGGTAGTGCGTGGAGCCCCCTGTCGGATTCGAACCGACGACCTTCGCTTTACAAGAGCGGCGCTCTGACCAGCTGAGCTAAGGAGGCGTGCAGCCATGTGCCTGTGCAGTGTACCCAGGTCTCGGCGGGGTCCCGGCGAAAATTTCCCCGAAGTTCACAGTCCCCCGGGTACTGACAGATCAGGGAAACTCCAGGTACCGTCCTGTGCCAGTTCACCCTCGTGGACCACACCACAACGGAACCCCGTGGTGGCAACCACCTTTACAACGGACCGTCCGGCACGTTCCTGCCGGTGAAGGGGGCCCTTCAGCATGGCCACTGTCTCGTTCGACAAGGCGACCCGGATCTACCCGGGTTCCGAGAAGCCCGCCGTCGACGCGCTCGACATCCAGATCGAGGACGGGGAGTTCCTCGTCCTGGTCGGCCCGTCCGGCTGTGGCAAGTCCACCTCGCTCCGCATGCTGGCGGGGCTCGAGGACGTGAACGGCGGCGCCATCCGCATCGGCGACCGCGACGTCACGCACCTGCCGCCCAAGGACCGGGACATCGCCATGGTGTTCCAGAACTACGCGCTCTACCCGCATATGTCGGTCGCCGACAACATGGGCTTCGCGCTCAAGATCGCCGGCGTTAACAAGGCGGAGATCCGTAAGAAGGTCGAGGAGGCCGCGAAGATCCTCGACCTCACCGAGTACCTGGACCGCAAGCCGAAGGCGCTCTCCGGTGGTCAGCGCCAGCGTGTCGCGATGGGCCGTGCCATCGTGCGCGAGCCCCAGGTGTTCCTCATGGACGAGCCGCTGTCCAACCTCGACGCCAAGCTCCGGGTCTCCACCCGTACGCAGATCGCGTCCCTCCAGCGCCGTCTCGGCATCACCACCGTCTATGTCACCCACGACCAGGTCGAGGCCATGACCATGGGCGACCGGGTGGCCGTGCTGAAGGACGGCCTGCTCCAGCAGGTGGACTCGCCGCGGAACATGTACGACCGCCCGGCCAACCTCTTCGTCGCCGGCTTCATCGGCTCCCCGGCCATGAACCTGGTCGAGGTCCCGATCACCGACGGCGGTGTGAAGTTCGGCAACAGCGTGGTGCCGATCAACCGCGAGGCCCTCAAGGCCGCCTCCGACAAGGGCGACACCACGGTCACCGTCGGCGTCCGCCCCGAGCACTTCGACGTGGTCGAGCTGGGCGGAGGGGCGGCCGCCTCGTCCCTGTCGAAGGACAGCGACGACGCCCCGGCCGGCCTCGCCGTCTCCGTGAACGTCGTCGAGGAGCTCGGCGCCGACGGCTATGTCTACGGCACCGCCGAGGTCGGCGGGGAGTCCAAGGACCTGGTCGTCCGCGTCAACGGCCGCCAGGTGCCGGACAAGGGCGCCCAGCTGCATGTCGTGCCGCGCGCGGGCGAGACCCATGTGTTCTCGACCTCGACGGGCGAGCGCCTCTCCGACTGAGGTCCCGTCCACCGGAACCCCCGGGAGCACCCCCTGGCGGGGTGAATTCCCCCAGGACGAGTGACGAGGGCCCCGCGGTTTGCCGCGGGGCCCTCGTCATGGTCCGGGACCACCCCGGCATACACGTCATTTCGAGCAGCTCGCGTCAACCCCCTACCCCGGAATCAGCGACCTCCCATCCCTCGAAACGGTGACTAAATGTCGCCAAATCACTACCCCGCGCTACCCTCACTCGCGTGAAGCACACGAAGCACTCCACTCCTCCCCGGCCCCGTGGGCACGGCCGTGGCCCCGCCCATGGGATCGGCCGCACCCTCGCCCTCGTACTGCCCGTCGTCCTGGTGCTGTCCGGGACCCTCGCGGTCACCCGCGTCAACTGGACGGGGAGCCCGTCGAGCTCGGTGCTCGCCGCCGCCTCCGAAGAGCTTTCCCCGCGCACCGCCACCCGCGCCCCGCAGGACCTGCTGCGCGACAGGCTGCTGCTGGAGCTCCAGGAGAAGGATCCGGGCGTCGCGCTCACCGACCTCCAGCGCGCCGTCAACGGCCGCCCGTCGCTGGCGAAGCACTGTGTGTCCATCGCCCGTGCGCTGGGCCGCGCCGCGGTCCGTCTGTACGGCCCCTCGCGCGCCCAGTCCTACGCCCGCCCGGTCTGCGACACCTCCTTCGCCTCGGGCGTGGCCGCGCAGCACCGCTAGGGCCCGGCGAGCGGACCTCGCCCGCCGGGCGCCGGCCCCGACCGCCCGGGGAGCCGTCGGGGCGCGGGTCGTACAGTTCGGTCATGACCGATCCGAACGCCGCCTCGCGCCCCGTTCAAGCCGTCATCCTGGCCGGTGGCCAGGGCTCGCGGCTGCGTCCCTATACCGAT encodes:
- a CDS encoding ABC transporter ATP-binding protein codes for the protein MATVSFDKATRIYPGSEKPAVDALDIQIEDGEFLVLVGPSGCGKSTSLRMLAGLEDVNGGAIRIGDRDVTHLPPKDRDIAMVFQNYALYPHMSVADNMGFALKIAGVNKAEIRKKVEEAAKILDLTEYLDRKPKALSGGQRQRVAMGRAIVREPQVFLMDEPLSNLDAKLRVSTRTQIASLQRRLGITTVYVTHDQVEAMTMGDRVAVLKDGLLQQVDSPRNMYDRPANLFVAGFIGSPAMNLVEVPITDGGVKFGNSVVPINREALKAASDKGDTTVTVGVRPEHFDVVELGGGAAASSLSKDSDDAPAGLAVSVNVVEELGADGYVYGTAEVGGESKDLVVRVNGRQVPDKGAQLHVVPRAGETHVFSTSTGERLSD